One window of Candidatus Polarisedimenticolia bacterium genomic DNA carries:
- a CDS encoding tetratricopeptide repeat protein, which translates to MAVNRAKLLESADKLVRQGKLEEAIRQYMALSEDNPRDVNTINRIGDLYVRLRKNKEAIRQFMRIADFYAGDGFHLKAIAMYKKITKLDPSNVDANERLADLYAKQGLVIEARTQFLSLAEQCLRSGQKPKAIEIYQRIQSMEPDNLKARVILADLIGKEGDPRKAADGFVAAAEDLLERGLHDEALKVLVKAARTQPGRADIHDRIAAVLRAGDKRPQELVGTLEGMHLASPGTAGYVEMLAEAYLKMGRVSDFQKLVKSAKSGEARVALALAEARFHVSQGDSEKAVTRLAAAAGEAIRDPGPEQGAVLLEEALKIKPESVEMLEKLLDLWTTASEPKGIASAAERLARLYCGGDDWERASGMLDRIREVAPDHPALEALREKVNAGLGIGASGGPDEMAGSVPTLDELEKVVELESDSEADAGEEQFAELDAELASGADEPEIGDESQDAAYSGKSVIQEMRGEPPGKEVDEDFLSEHLTEAEVFLKYGLAEKAREQLQAILDRYPEHVPSLKKMKNIYAEDGRKSDAAGICRRIAEVHRARGEEEAAREAEEQARELDPAGAAPGRAAPAPAPAKAAAPSPAPERGMDMDLELPDPEAGIPRATGTIPAARKAGAPALQVSEPDELSIELDDEPAEEPEERPFGLDPEKASQFDFYLEQNLVEEAEEVLRAMERTAPGDPELIRRRALLEDRRPAPAPPLTASGASGNLDLDVERAFGGTPTIPEDASESATDGTEEGFFDLAAELKSHIQGQPGDLGGGENPPPLREEASIDEIFKAFRKKVDQQVEEEDYETRYNLGIAYKEMGLLDEAIGEFQYASRDPKLFLECCSILGICFKEKGMTDLAIKWYRKALESTGHSEDKYQGLRYDLGELYAEKGDYSHALSFFSEVYGINSNYRDVALRIRELRKRVG; encoded by the coding sequence ATGGCCGTCAACCGGGCCAAGCTCCTGGAATCGGCGGACAAGCTGGTCCGCCAGGGGAAGCTGGAAGAAGCGATCCGCCAGTACATGGCCCTTTCCGAGGACAATCCGCGCGACGTCAACACGATCAACCGCATCGGCGACCTCTACGTGCGGCTCCGCAAGAACAAGGAGGCGATCCGCCAGTTCATGCGCATCGCCGATTTCTACGCCGGGGACGGGTTCCATCTCAAGGCGATCGCGATGTACAAGAAGATCACCAAGCTGGATCCGTCGAACGTCGACGCCAACGAGAGGCTCGCCGACCTCTATGCGAAGCAGGGGCTGGTGATCGAGGCGCGCACTCAATTCCTGAGCCTGGCCGAACAATGCCTCCGATCCGGGCAAAAGCCGAAGGCGATTGAGATCTACCAGAGGATCCAGTCGATGGAGCCGGACAACCTCAAGGCCCGGGTCATCCTCGCCGACTTGATCGGGAAAGAAGGAGATCCGCGCAAGGCCGCGGACGGTTTCGTCGCCGCGGCGGAGGATTTGCTGGAGCGCGGGCTTCACGACGAGGCCCTCAAGGTCCTCGTCAAGGCGGCCCGGACGCAGCCCGGGCGAGCCGACATTCACGACCGGATCGCCGCCGTCCTGCGGGCCGGAGACAAGAGGCCGCAGGAGCTGGTCGGCACTCTCGAGGGGATGCATCTCGCCAGCCCGGGCACCGCCGGATACGTGGAGATGCTGGCCGAGGCGTACCTCAAGATGGGCCGGGTCTCCGATTTCCAGAAGCTCGTGAAGTCGGCCAAATCGGGGGAGGCTCGGGTCGCCCTCGCCCTCGCCGAGGCGCGCTTCCACGTGTCGCAAGGCGACTCCGAGAAGGCAGTCACCCGGCTGGCCGCAGCCGCCGGAGAAGCGATCCGCGACCCGGGTCCGGAGCAGGGGGCGGTGCTTCTCGAAGAGGCCCTGAAAATAAAGCCTGAATCCGTCGAGATGCTGGAGAAGCTGCTGGACCTCTGGACCACCGCCTCGGAGCCGAAGGGGATCGCCTCGGCCGCGGAAAGGCTGGCCCGGCTCTACTGCGGCGGAGACGACTGGGAGCGCGCCTCGGGAATGTTGGATCGAATCCGTGAAGTCGCCCCGGACCATCCCGCGCTGGAGGCGCTTCGCGAGAAGGTCAACGCCGGTCTCGGGATCGGGGCCTCCGGAGGGCCGGACGAGATGGCCGGCTCGGTTCCCACCCTGGACGAGCTGGAGAAGGTGGTCGAGCTGGAATCCGACTCGGAGGCGGACGCCGGAGAGGAGCAATTCGCCGAGCTCGACGCGGAGCTCGCCTCGGGAGCCGACGAGCCTGAAATCGGCGATGAAAGCCAGGACGCGGCCTATTCGGGAAAGAGCGTCATCCAGGAGATGCGCGGCGAGCCTCCCGGCAAGGAAGTCGACGAGGATTTCCTCAGCGAGCATCTCACCGAGGCCGAAGTCTTTCTGAAGTATGGCCTCGCGGAAAAGGCCCGGGAGCAGCTCCAAGCCATCCTCGATCGGTATCCCGAGCATGTCCCCTCCTTGAAGAAGATGAAGAACATCTACGCGGAGGACGGAAGAAAATCGGATGCCGCCGGGATCTGCCGGAGAATCGCGGAAGTCCATCGAGCGCGTGGCGAAGAGGAAGCGGCGCGTGAGGCGGAGGAGCAGGCGCGGGAGCTCGATCCGGCGGGCGCCGCCCCGGGGCGCGCGGCGCCGGCTCCGGCTCCGGCGAAGGCGGCCGCTCCCTCCCCGGCCCCGGAGCGCGGGATGGATATGGATCTGGAGCTGCCGGATCCGGAAGCGGGCATTCCGCGGGCGACGGGGACGATCCCGGCCGCCAGGAAGGCAGGAGCCCCGGCGCTTCAAGTCAGCGAACCCGACGAACTCTCGATCGAGCTGGACGACGAACCCGCCGAGGAGCCGGAGGAGCGGCCCTTCGGCCTCGATCCGGAGAAGGCGAGCCAGTTCGACTTCTACCTCGAGCAGAATCTCGTGGAAGAGGCCGAAGAGGTTCTAAGGGCGATGGAGCGGACCGCGCCCGGAGATCCGGAGCTGATTCGCCGCCGGGCGCTTCTTGAGGACCGCCGGCCGGCGCCCGCTCCACCCCTCACCGCAAGCGGGGCGTCGGGGAATCTCGACCTGGACGTCGAGCGAGCCTTCGGCGGAACCCCCACGATTCCAGAGGACGCCTCCGAATCGGCAACCGACGGCACCGAGGAAGGCTTCTTCGATCTCGCGGCCGAGCTGAAGAGCCACATTCAAGGCCAGCCCGGCGACCTGGGCGGGGGCGAGAATCCGCCGCCTCTTCGCGAGGAAGCCAGCATCGACGAGATCTTCAAGGCGTTTCGCAAGAAGGTGGATCAGCAAGTCGAGGAGGAGGATTACGAGACGCGCTACAACCTGGGAATCGCCTACAAGGAGATGGGCCTCCTCGACGAGGCGATCGGGGAGTTCCAATACGCCTCCCGGGATCCCAAGCTCTTTCTCGAGTGCTGCAGCATCCTGGGAATCTGCTTCAAGGAAAAAGGAATGACCGACCTGGCCATCAAGTGGTACCGCAAGGCCTTGGAGAGCACCGGCCACTCCGAGGACAAGTATCAGGGTCTCCGCTACGATCTCGGCGAGCTTTACGCCGAGAAGGGAGACTATTCCCACGCCCTCTCGTTCTTCTCCGAAGTGTACGGAATCAACTCCAATTACCGGGACGTCGCCCTGCGGATCCGGGAGCTGAGGAAAAGAGTCGGCTGA
- a CDS encoding NUDIX domain-containing protein, producing the protein MPRETIPRRVVGLRIVRRLPPSGPGFLSLFRAVLRNEYESGESSAAYRYEMVERRGIDSVAIMPFFRGASPVRVLVKAGFRPALFLRGSRPAPGEPARKRSWTVEAVAGSLEPGETSVAQIRRRAARELREETGYRVRPEDFRPLGAGFFPSHGQCTEKIHLFAVCLDHRAASLPKGDGSINEAETWSLLLGARDLIARCRTGEIEDPKLEIGVVRLLEHLRRRGRGGLA; encoded by the coding sequence GTGCCGCGCGAAACGATCCCCCGCCGGGTAGTCGGTCTGCGAATCGTCCGGCGCCTTCCGCCTTCGGGACCGGGCTTCCTGTCGCTTTTCCGGGCGGTTCTGCGCAACGAATACGAAAGCGGCGAATCCTCGGCGGCCTATCGTTACGAGATGGTCGAGAGACGGGGAATCGACAGCGTCGCGATCATGCCGTTCTTCAGGGGCGCGAGCCCGGTGCGGGTCCTCGTCAAGGCGGGATTCCGCCCGGCCCTTTTTCTGCGCGGATCGCGTCCGGCGCCCGGAGAGCCGGCTCGGAAGCGGTCCTGGACGGTGGAGGCGGTGGCGGGAAGCCTGGAGCCGGGGGAGACGAGCGTCGCCCAGATCCGGCGGCGCGCCGCTCGCGAGCTGCGCGAGGAGACCGGCTATCGGGTGCGGCCGGAGGATTTTCGCCCGCTGGGCGCCGGGTTCTTTCCCTCGCACGGCCAGTGCACCGAGAAGATCCACTTGTTCGCGGTCTGTCTGGACCACCGTGCGGCCTCGCTTCCGAAAGGGGACGGTTCGATCAACGAGGCAGAGACCTGGTCGCTCCTTCTGGGGGCCCGGGATCTGATCGCGCGCTGCCGCACCGGCGAGATCGAGGATCCGAAGCTCGAGATTGGGGTCGTCCGCCTCCTCGAGCATCTGCGCCGCCGCGGGCGGGGCGGATTGGCCTGA